The following are encoded together in the Anabrus simplex isolate iqAnaSimp1 chromosome 5, ASM4041472v1, whole genome shotgun sequence genome:
- the LOC136874141 gene encoding ejaculatory bulb-specific protein 3, with amino-acid sequence MNRVLALCVLLATVAVVLAGDTYTTKYDNINVDEILSNERLRKAYFDCLVAEDDKSCSEEGKELRKYLPDAVATECSKCTDKQKEKAEKVIKWTIHNDAEGWKKLKAKWDPTGEYTKKYEEEARKHGITV; translated from the exons ATGAACCGAGTACTGGCACTGTGCGTCCTCCTCGCCACCGTGGCTGTCGTCCTGGCTGGGGACACCTACACCACCAAGTATGATAACATCAACGTGGACGAGATCCTCAGCAATGAGCGGCTGAGGAAGGCGTATTTCGATTGTCTGGTGGCTGAAGATGACAAGAGCTGTTCGGAGGAAGGCAAGGAACTCAGAA AGTACCTTCCTGATGCTGTGGCTACTGAATGTAGTAAATGTACCGACAAGCAGAAGGAGAAGGCAGAGAAGGTCATCAAATGGACCATTCATAACGACGCTGAGGGATGGAAGAAACTGAAAGCCAAGTGGGATCCCACCGGAGAGTACACCAAGAAGTACGAGGAAGAAGCCAGAAAGCATGGTATTACCGTGTAA